The following DNA comes from Pseudomonas sp. Tri1.
GCCTTGAGCTCGGCAGCGATGGCGGCGCGGTACCAGGCCTCTTGCTCGGCGCTCAGCGGTTTGGGCTGTTTGGCGTCGAGGTGGGCCTGGACCAGAAGGCGTTCGGAAATTTGCGTCATGTTCGCAAGACCTGCAAGCGCGTTTGCGCGAAAGTCGAGTATACACCCGGCTCCGGACCACTCGGGTACCGCCGGGAAAGTGGGTATCAATCAGGCACGGGACAGCGTGAAGCCGGCAAGGCTACAGAATATCCCGCCGTTGCAAAAGATCATTCTGACCTGCACCCGACCACAGAACCGGACGGGGTCCACTGTGGGCTCTCTCCCCCCCCGCCAAGCTGACTGAAATGTAATCACTCGCCGCGCCGGCTTATGTCATCTTCTTTTCAAACCTGCACAGGGAGCAGTCCCTGTACTCGCTGCGAATCGACTGACGGACTTCCATCGATGCAAACAAAAACTTCCCGGCGAACCTTCGTCAAAGGCCTGACCGCCGGCGGCATCCTGGGTGGCCTGGGGCTATGGCGCTCGCCCGTCTGGGCAGTCACCAGCCCCGGCCAGCCCACCATGCTGACGGGCACTGAATTCGACCTGTTCATCGGCGAAAGCCCGGTCAACTTCACTGGGCATCCACGCACGGCCCAGACCATCAACGGTGGCATTCCCGGCCCGCTGCTGCGCTGGCGTGAAGGCGACACCGTGACCCTGCGGGTGCGCAACCGTTTGAAGGACAGCACCTCCATTCACTGGCACGGCATTTTGCTGCCAGCCAACATGGACGGTGTACCGGGCTTGAGCTTCAAGGGCATCGAGCCCGATGGCATGTACGTCTATCAGTTCAAGGTCCGGCAGAACGGCACTTACTGGTACCACAGCCACTCTGGCTTCCAGGAGCAATCCGGGGTCTACGGCCCGCTGGTGATCGACGCCAAGGAACCCGAGCCGTTCCACTACGAGCGGGACTACGTGGTGATGCTCACCGACTGGACCGACGAAGAGCCTGGCGACATCATCCGCAAGCTCAAGAAACAGTCCGATTACTACAACTACCACAAACGCACCGTCGGCGACTTTATCGACGATGTGAGCAAGAACGGCTGGGCCGCCACCGTGGCAGATCGCAAGATGTGGGCTGAAATGAAGATGAACCCCACGGACCTGGCCGACGTCAGCGGCGCCACCTACACCTACCTGATGAACGGCCAGGCACCGGACATGAACTGGACCGGCCTGTTCAAACCCGGCGAGCGCCTGCGCCTGCGCTTGATCAACGGTTCGTCCATGACCTACTTCGACGTGCGCATCCCTGGTTTGAAAATGACCGTCGTGGCGGCGGATGGGCAATACGTCAATCCCGTAAGTGTCGATGAATTGCGCATTGCCGTGGCCGAAACCTACGACGTCATCATCGAGCCCAGCGCAGAAGCCTACACCTTGTTCGCTCAATCGATGGACCGCAGCGGATACGCCCGCGGCACCCTCGCGACACGGGCCGGCCTTTCGGCGCCGGTGCCACCGCTGGACCCACGGCCACTGGTGACCATGGATGACATGGGCATGGGCGGCATGGACCATGGGGCGATGCAGGGCATGTCGGAGATGGACGACGGCCAGATGCAAGGCATGGATCACAGCCAGATGCAGGGCATGGACCACAGCCAGATGCAGGGCATGGGCGACATGGCCGGCATGGACCACGGTGCCATGCAAGGCATGGGCGACATGCAGTCCCATCCAGACACCGAGAAGGACAACCCGCTGGTGGACATGCAGGCCATGAGCGTCAAGCCCAAGCTCGACGACCCGGGCATGGGCCTGCGCAACAATGGGCGCAAGGTGCTGACCTACGCCGACCTGCGCAGCACCTTCTCCGACCCTGACGGCCGCGAGCCGGGGCGCACCCTCGAACTGCACCTGACCGGGCACATGGAGAAATTCGCCTGGTCGTTCAACGGCGTGAAATTCTCCGACGCCGCGCCGCTGCTGCTCAAGTACGGCGAACGCCTGCGCATCGTACTGATCAACGACACCATGATGACCCACCCTATTCATCTGCACGGCATGTGGAGCGACCTGGAGGACGAAAACGGCCAGTTCATGGTGCGCAAACACACCATCGATGTGCCACCGGGTTCCAGGCGCAGCTACCGGGTCACCGCCGATGCCCTGGGGCGCTGGGCGTACCACTGCCATCTGCTGTTTCACATGGAGATGGGGATGTTCCGTGAAGTTCGGGTGCAGGAATGAGGAGTCGAGCATGACCACTGTTTTTCAATACCCCATGGCACTCATTGCCAGCCTTACCCTCGGCGCCACCACCTCGGCCTGGGCGGCAAGTAATGACATGCAAGGCATGGATCACAGCCAGATGCCGGGGATGGACCACAGCCAGATGCAAGGCATGGATTCGATGCAAGGCATGGACTCAATGCAGGGCATGGAACCCATGCAATCGGCGTCGACCACCAGCCGCACGCCGATCCCGGAACTGACCGCCGCCGACCGCGCCGCCGTCTACGAGGATCACGGCGGACATGCGGTGCATGACAGCGCCATCAATTCGTTTTTTCTCATCGACCAGCTGGAGTGGCAAGACGCCGACGACGGTAGCGCCCTGAGCTGGGACGCCTCCGGCTGGATCGGCGGCGATATCGACCGTTTATGGCTGCGCTCTGAAGGTGAGCGCCTCAACGGCAAGACCGAAGAAGCCGAACTGCAGGCCCTGTGGGGGCACGCCATCAGCCCTTGGTGGGACGTCGTGGCCGGCGTGCGCCAGGACTTCAAGCCCGGCGATGCGCAGACCTGGGCCGCCTTCGGCCTGCAAGGCATGGCGCTGTACAACTTCGAAACCCAGGCCACGGCGTTCATCGGTGAAGGCGGCCAGGGCGCGGCGCGCCTGGAAGGCGACTACGACATCCTGCTGACCAACCGGCTGATCCTGCAGCCCAGCGCCGAAGCCAACTTCTACACAAAGAACGATCCGGCCCGCAGTGTCGGCTCGGGGCTGTCAGACACCGAACTCGGCGTGCGGCTGCGTTATGAAATACGCCGTGAATTCGCCCCGTACATTGGCGTCACCTGGAACCGGGTCTACGGCAACACCGCCGACTACGCCCGCGAAGAAGGCGACGACCGCAGTGAAGCGCGCCTGGTGTTGGGCTTGCGCATGTGGTTCTGAGCCACTGACCTGTTTCACTAAAAAACTAAAACCAAGCTGTAGGAGTCCTTGCATGTCATTTATCAAAACCGCTGTTGTCGCTGTTGCCTTGTCCACCGGCCTGTTAGTCAGTGGCTTGGCCCAGGCCCATCCGAAACTGCTGTCCTCTACCCCCGCCGAAGGGGCAGTTGGGGCGGCACCGGAAAAAATCGAACTGCATTTTTCCGAAAACCTGATGACCAAATTCTCCGGCGCCAAGCTGATGATGACCGAGATGCCCGGTATGTCGGCCCATTCGCCGATGCCCATGCCAGCCAAGGTGTCCGGCAGCGACGATCCCAAGACCATGGTCATCATGCCCAATGCCCCGCTTGCCGCCGGCACTTACCAGGTCCAGTGGCGCGCCGTGTCGTCCGATACCCACCCGATCACCGGCAACGTCACGTTCAAGGTGAAGTGATTCGATGAGCGACTCCTTCAACATCGCCCTGCGCTTTGCCCTCTACCTGGATTTGATGTTGCTGTTCGGCCTGGCCGCTTTTGGTTTGTATAGCCTGCGTGGCGAGGAGCGGCATTCCGGTTCGGTGTTGCACTTCAAGTCGTTGCTGCTGACCACGGCGGTGCTCGGCGGGCTGCTGTCCGTCGCCGCCCTGCTGTGCATGGCTCGCGCCATGAGTGGCGTTTCGGACTGGGCCGAGCTCTGGCCGCACATTGAAATGATGGTGTTCGAGACCGATGTGGGGTTGAGCTGGAACCTGCGGATCGCGGCGCTCGTGCTGGCCGGTTTCGCCGTGACGCTCAATACACGTTGGCCGACCGCCAGCTTGTGGCTGGTCATGCTGGGCGGCGCCGTGGCGTTGGCAACGCTGGCTTGGGCCGGGCATGGCGCCATGGACGAAGGTGAGCGCCGCAATTGGCACTTCATCACCGACTTTTTGCATTTGTGGGCCGCAGGAAGCTGGGTCGGCGCCTTGGCAGCGTTTGCCCTACTGCTGCGCCAGGCCGAGCCTCGGCTGCCAGTACTGGCGCGAACCCTGACCGGGTTTGAAACGGCCGGTGCAGTGATTGTGCTGGTGGTCGGGGTGACGGGGGTGGTGAATTATCTGTTCATCGTCGGGCCGAATGTCGAAGGGCTGCTGGACAGTACCTATGGTCAGCTGCTGGCGCTCAAACTGGTGTTGTTCGCGGCCATGCTGGTGTTCGCCGCGCTGAATCGCTTTCACCTCAGCCCGCTGCTGGAACGATCCCGACAGACCGGTGAGCACAGCGTTGCGGTGAATGCCCTGCGGCGCAGCATGGTGCTGGAGCTCTGCGTGGCAGTGATCATCCTGGGGTTGGTGGCATGGCTGGGGACGTTGAGTCCGGCGATGGAATAACCGAGGGGGCAAACCACCCTTATGCCCCCTACCAACCCCGTGGTGGGGGCACGGCATTTAATTATTCAATACGCTGCGCCAGTTTTCAGTTTGCCCATAGCATGGCGCCACAGCCTAAATAGCGCTTTGTTAAGCCAAGGCTCTGTTATGGAAAACGTTCGAACCTCAAGCACCCACGCCGTCTGGCTGATGGTCAGCATCGTGTTGGTGGCGCTGAACCTGCGGCCCTCCATGGCTGCGATCGGGCCGTTGTTATCGGCCATTCGTGGCGAGGTGCCGTTGAGCTTCAGCACCGCCTCGCTGCTGACCATGCTGCCGGTCATGGCGATGGGCCTGGCGATGTTCCTGGGTATGCGCATTGCCCTGCGCATCGGCGAACACCGCACCATTGTGTTGTCGCTGTTGATCATCGGCATCGCCACGGCTTCGCGCTTGTACCTGGACAGCGCCGTCGAGTTGATCGTCAGTGCAGTGTTGGCCGGGCTTGGCATCGCGCTGATCCAGGCGGTGATGCCGGCGCTGATCAAGTCGCGCTATGCCGACAACGTGTCACTGTTCATGGGCTTGTATGTCACGTCGATCATGGGCGGGGCAGCGATTGCCGCATCGTTTTCGCCTTTTGTCCTGTCGCAGACCGGCAGCTGGCGCATCGGCCTGGCGATCTGGGCACTGCTGGCGTTGGTTGCCCTGGGTTGCTGGTACGCCCAGCGCTCAAGCGTGACACCGTTACCCGAAGCCCCTGCCCGGCAGCAAGAGTCATTCTTCAGCAACTCCCGGGCTTGGTTGCTGGCGATTTTCTTCGGCCTGGGCACCGCATCCTACACCTGCGTGCTGGCCTGGCTGGCGCCGTACTACG
Coding sequences within:
- a CDS encoding copper resistance system multicopper oxidase; amino-acid sequence: MQTKTSRRTFVKGLTAGGILGGLGLWRSPVWAVTSPGQPTMLTGTEFDLFIGESPVNFTGHPRTAQTINGGIPGPLLRWREGDTVTLRVRNRLKDSTSIHWHGILLPANMDGVPGLSFKGIEPDGMYVYQFKVRQNGTYWYHSHSGFQEQSGVYGPLVIDAKEPEPFHYERDYVVMLTDWTDEEPGDIIRKLKKQSDYYNYHKRTVGDFIDDVSKNGWAATVADRKMWAEMKMNPTDLADVSGATYTYLMNGQAPDMNWTGLFKPGERLRLRLINGSSMTYFDVRIPGLKMTVVAADGQYVNPVSVDELRIAVAETYDVIIEPSAEAYTLFAQSMDRSGYARGTLATRAGLSAPVPPLDPRPLVTMDDMGMGGMDHGAMQGMSEMDDGQMQGMDHSQMQGMDHSQMQGMGDMAGMDHGAMQGMGDMQSHPDTEKDNPLVDMQAMSVKPKLDDPGMGLRNNGRKVLTYADLRSTFSDPDGREPGRTLELHLTGHMEKFAWSFNGVKFSDAAPLLLKYGERLRIVLINDTMMTHPIHLHGMWSDLEDENGQFMVRKHTIDVPPGSRRSYRVTADALGRWAYHCHLLFHMEMGMFREVRVQE
- a CDS encoding copper resistance protein B → MTTVFQYPMALIASLTLGATTSAWAASNDMQGMDHSQMPGMDHSQMQGMDSMQGMDSMQGMEPMQSASTTSRTPIPELTAADRAAVYEDHGGHAVHDSAINSFFLIDQLEWQDADDGSALSWDASGWIGGDIDRLWLRSEGERLNGKTEEAELQALWGHAISPWWDVVAGVRQDFKPGDAQTWAAFGLQGMALYNFETQATAFIGEGGQGAARLEGDYDILLTNRLILQPSAEANFYTKNDPARSVGSGLSDTELGVRLRYEIRREFAPYIGVTWNRVYGNTADYAREEGDDRSEARLVLGLRMWF
- the copC gene encoding copper homeostasis periplasmic binding protein CopC yields the protein MSFIKTAVVAVALSTGLLVSGLAQAHPKLLSSTPAEGAVGAAPEKIELHFSENLMTKFSGAKLMMTEMPGMSAHSPMPMPAKVSGSDDPKTMVIMPNAPLAAGTYQVQWRAVSSDTHPITGNVTFKVK
- the copD gene encoding copper homeostasis membrane protein CopD; amino-acid sequence: MSDSFNIALRFALYLDLMLLFGLAAFGLYSLRGEERHSGSVLHFKSLLLTTAVLGGLLSVAALLCMARAMSGVSDWAELWPHIEMMVFETDVGLSWNLRIAALVLAGFAVTLNTRWPTASLWLVMLGGAVALATLAWAGHGAMDEGERRNWHFITDFLHLWAAGSWVGALAAFALLLRQAEPRLPVLARTLTGFETAGAVIVLVVGVTGVVNYLFIVGPNVEGLLDSTYGQLLALKLVLFAAMLVFAALNRFHLSPLLERSRQTGEHSVAVNALRRSMVLELCVAVIILGLVAWLGTLSPAME
- a CDS encoding cyanate transporter, with the protein product MENVRTSSTHAVWLMVSIVLVALNLRPSMAAIGPLLSAIRGEVPLSFSTASLLTMLPVMAMGLAMFLGMRIALRIGEHRTIVLSLLIIGIATASRLYLDSAVELIVSAVLAGLGIALIQAVMPALIKSRYADNVSLFMGLYVTSIMGGAAIAASFSPFVLSQTGSWRIGLAIWALLALVALGCWYAQRSSVTPLPEAPARQQESFFSNSRAWLLAIFFGLGTASYTCVLAWLAPYYVEKGWSEQHAGLLLGFLTAMEVLSGLVTPAIANRSQDKRLVLAVLLALIMGGFCGLILSPERFSLLWPCLLGLGIGGLFPMSLIVSLDHLDNPRRAGGLTAFVQGIGYLIAGLSPLIAGMIRDQLGSFEWAWWSLTAVMALMILMVLRFNPKHYARHIS